A stretch of DNA from Gimesia chilikensis:
AACGTAACCAGAAATAAATCGGAACAATACGATAAGTACGCAGCGGGAAAATAACTCGACAGCCAGGAAAGGCGAACGACGCTGGACCGCAGGTCCACGCATCAAGAATGAGCAACCGCCAGAAATCACACTTCCGGGTGATTTCGCCTGTGTCAAATCACAAATGAACACATCCCACTAAGAGCATTCGTATGTAAAGGCGGACACTTACCGATGAAAAAAGAAGTTTCCATCAATTTCCTTTAATTTGTTCTTCATTCTACTCGTAACCTATTATTAATAGTCCACTTAGAGCCATAAACACAATTAGATGGAAATGATGCATTTCTTAACGAGGTTACGAAATGTCGCGGGTTGTAAGCCTGCCTGGTGCAGTCTTTCCCTGGAGTGCTTTGGAGAAGAACAAGCGACCATTTTCCCTCCGGGGTGAGTCATCAGGACAACTACTTGTTCAAAGTTCGATAGATGCTGCGAATGGCGGAGATATCTTCGTCGATCTGGGGCAGGTCAGAATGTTGCCTGCGGTTACGTTCGAGTAACTCGTGAAGCCGGTTTCGTATTGGTGCAGAATTTCCTTTTCCTATTTTAAGCTCGACGAGTTCGTTATTTCGTTCCAGGGCTGCGAGGAGCAAGACTGCCCCTCGATCGCTGATGCGATTGCGCGTCAGGTTTACGCTCTTCAACTTTCGATTGTTTCGGATCAGACGAGCAATTTCTGCTGCCCCCGCATCCCCCAGACGATTGGAGTCTTCTCCCAGAACTCTGGTGGAACGATCATATCCCAAATCGAGTTCAACCAGGTTCGGATGAGATTCCAAAGCCGAGGCGAGAGCAGCTGCTCCCTCCGGTCCGATTCGATTACTGGCCAGGCTCAGCGAATTAAGTCCCTGATTGGAGCGAAGCCCTTGTGCCAGAACCAAGGCTCCCTCATCTCCGAAACGATTGACGCTCAAATAGAGACCGCGCAGTCTTTGATTCTGCTGTAACAGATCAGCCAGTACATCGGCATCTCGCGCACTGATTTCATTTCCGCCCAGATAGAGCAAGCTGATAGATGTGTCGATGGTGGCGAGTGTTCTGACAATCAGCCGTACCCCTTCGCTTCCCAGCTTTGTGTGCACCAGATCTAATGTTCGCAGTTTCTGATTGTGCTTGAGCATCTCTGTAATCTGGCGAGCCCCCTCAACACCAATCGGATTTCGTTTTAACCAGAGTGCCCTGACTGAGGAGCTTTCTGCGATTGCCTGTGCGAGTTCGGTTGCCCCCAATTCATCGATTCGATTACATCCCAGATAAATTGTCTGGAGTGATTCGTTTTCCCGGATCAGTCTTGCCAGAGCCTGCGCACCTGTATTTCCCATGCCGTTGGCGCCCATGAGCAGGTGCCGCGTATGTAAATTCAACTTGACTGCATCAGCTACCAGGGTTGTCCCTTCAGGACCGATGCACTGTTTACAGAGATCGACACGACCATCAGGTAGATGGCTGCCACGCGTGAAGACAATTTGCTCGGTGACCGGTACGTTCGAACGTAAGTGTTCGACAATCGGCAGGATTTCTGCCGGATCGCAGGGAGAGAATTCATTTCCAACGGGGCAATATACGATTTGTTCTTTCATGCAATCCTCTGTTCTTTACCAGCTTGTTTCCCGATAATCTTTGAGAAACTTGCCGAACAGATATTGTTTCTCATTGATGCCAACGAACACAGGATCACAAACACGGGCAGCACCATCAATTTCATCAAGCGGTGGTTGAAAACCATCCTGCTGCATCCGTACCGTTTTCTGATGGGGATACTCGTTTGTGACCCAGCCAGTATCCACACTCGTCATATAGATGCCTCGCTCAGCGAAGCGTTCGCCACTGGTACGGGTCACCATATTCATTCCCGCTTTAGCCATGTTGGTATGCGGGTGAAATCCGGTTTTGGAATCCGTATTCAGTTGCCCTTCCATCGCAGAAACATTGACGATGTAGCGATCTGTGTGCGGGCTGTTTAGCAGCAGAGGCTCCATTTTCTGAATCAACAGAAAGGGGACCAGCGAGTTAACGGCATGCACTTCGAGCAATTCGGTTAAAGAAACATCGCTGAGTTCCTGGATCCAGCTGTTTTTCTCGCGCAGGTCGACCTGCTGACTGTCTGAGTCAAGAAGTCCGGGCGGAAAGACGCCTTCCTCGTTATCAGCATCTTCGGTTTGAACTTTTGTCTGCGAAAGTAGCGAAGCAAAAGCAGGACCATGCGTGAGATTATTTAAGTGATGCGACGTGGTCAGTCGTAACAGGGAGTCCGTAGTTCGATAGACTAAGCTCCGTGCTGCCTTTTCCAATCGTTGAGGCTCTGATTCCAGCTCCCATAAATGTTGAAAGTAGGCGGCAGGGCGCCTGATAGTCTGGGAGGCGTTATTGATCAGGAGATCCAGATGAGAACAATTCGCCTGTAAGTCTTCACAAAGCTGATTGACACTTGCGAGACTGCGAAAATCACTGCCCAGGATCTGTAAACGATCATACCAATCTGCGAAATCCGTTTCAGCAGCATAGCGACGTGCTGTATCGCACGGAAACCGACTCGTCACCCAGACGCGTGCTCCAGAGCGTAACAGTTTCAAGGCAATCTGGAAGCCAATCTTGACGCGTCCGCCGGTCACCACAGCTGTCCGCCCCGTAAGATCAGCGGTCTGTAAACGTTTCCGATAGTTCTCCTGCCCGCAGGATTCGCACATCAGATCATAAAATGAGTGCAGCTTTTGGTACGACTTCTTACAGATATAACAGCGGCGAGAGTGAAACAATGCCGTTTCTGCAACGCTGTCTTGAACAGGATCATCATGGTGCAGATAGCGGCCGTCGTTTTTCTGAGCGCGTTTAGACCGGATTCCGGATGTTTCGATCAGCCGCCTGTCACGTTTTCGGCCGGCCTGCTTCTGAGTCGCTTTCACACGTTTCACAAGCAAGGCAGCCTGTTTCCAGACAGCCTCCTCTGGTGTAGCAGCGTTAAGACAAATGTCTGGTTGCTGTGCGAGTCGCTGTAACACTCGGGCACAGCGCGTCAGGTCTGAATCACTCAACTGATGCAGGAGTGAGTCTTCATTTTCAGTAGTCTGGTTCTGATCTCTCATTTAACAGACTCTCACTAGCTTATTCCGTGAACGATAGCAGATCTTCGTTGACGGAGCAGGTTAGAAGATTAAGGTTGCCCCGGGCAGGACTTACACCTGCATCCCGCAGTTGACGGCTGCGTATCTTATTGACTTAGACCACCGGAGCAGAAGATATTGATTCGACTTCTGAAGAAAAATACCAGGCTGCAAATTCAGTTCACATTATTCAACAAATTGCCCCGGGCGGGATTCACACCCGCATCCCGTATTTGCATTTCGGATCTTAAATTCTTAGAACACCGGAGCAGACTCAATGTAACCGGTTAACACTGGATGGTAAACCAATCAGCAGAGTTCTGATTAACTTAGTGAACCCCCGAACTTTTTCAGTCGTGCTTCTCTCTGTATGATCAGAGAGTGACAATTCACCCTGCCTCCAGGTTCAAGGTATGCTAACCAGAATGACCAATTTGCCGGAAGATGCATCCAAACAAGAGTACCGCTTGAAGTTGCTGCATACCGCACTGACTAATTCAGATTTGCTACAGAGCCACCTGGCAACAGAGGAACTGGAAACCCTCCCCTGCAGTGATTCTGATGCCATGCTGATCTGTAGTTATCTCCAGTCAGATTCGCCTGAAACCCGGGCACGCGCTGCTCATCTCTGCTCCCGACTGTCATTAAATGCTAAGGAACTGGTACCATCACTTCTGTCAGTCATCCAGGATCGTCTCTGGAGCACCCGTGAGTCCGCCGCACTCGCTCTGGCACCGTTCGTTCCAGACGACAATGTTCAGGAAGCGCTGCTGGAGCGAGTCCTGCTTGATAAAAACGAACTCGTCCGGATGGCAGCTCTCTCTGCGTTGAGTGAAACACTCGATCGACAACGTCAAGTGCTAGATGCGCTCCACAATGCGTTGAAAGATTCCCGGCACATCGTGCGAACCCGTGCCGCGAGGGCTCTGGCGAATTTCCACGGTCTGGCCTGTTTCTATTTGGACAGTCTTGCAGAAACCCTGAAAGATTCACACTGGCGAGTCCGTTTAGCCGCAGCAGACACCTTGAAGAGCCTGGGACCTGCTGCGAAAAGGACTCTCCCGGCATTGATACGCAGGCGTTACGATGGTGATCGTCGCGTGCGAATCGCAGCGTTGGAAGCCATTCGAGAAATCTATCCGGGCACTCCACGCCCTCTGCATCGAATTTTCCAATCGCTGTTAGATCGGTTTTACGACGGACGACAGATCCTGCAGAACAGCTTCAAAGCTTACGACTTCCCCAGGGAGGTCGAGTTGCAATTTTCAAATATCTGTGTGCAGCGGATTGATTTATTAACGAACAATCGTCGCGAACTGGTCATTAAGTCCCCACAGGAGACCAATGGTTGGGAGACAGCCTGTGCAGTTGTCAAAGCAACCAGTTTGGCCGGACTGAAATGCAACGAGAATAAGGAATTTACCAAACTGCTCGCCCATCTGGTTGAGATATGGCTGGGGAACAAAAACCTGGAATCATTGAGTTGAACTGTGAAGGGCAGGATTTCTTGATTGAAACTTTGAGCCCCTGACAGTAATCGACATAGTTCCGCAATAAGAGCACCCACTCTTTTCTGGCCGCAGAGCCATATCCCAGGTGGGGCGAACAGACATAAGGTTCATGAAAATCGTACAGGGGAGCATAGATTCGCTCGATCCAGAGATTGTCCGGATGGGAAACATATGGCCCCGCAAATACAGGAATTATGGGCCGGCGTCCCAGGGCTACCATGGGCCCCAGGCTGAGAATGTATACGAGCAGAAACAGCACACTGCTCAGCATCAGGCTTGACAGATACTTCACGCATTTGCGTTTGAATGAGTGTTGTGAATGCATAGGCCTTTCCCCATCTCTGCATCAGAATATCTCACGCGGCAGGTGAGAATCCAGTGCAGATGATGAAATCCAGGGAGAATGTTTAGAGCAGTACATTCTCGATCACAGCGTGGGAACCAGGAACTGGAATGGTTCTGCGGGTTGGAAGCCGTGGGACTGGTCGCCGGCCAGGTCGGGGTTGCCGTCCAGGGTCAGTTTCTGGGCTGGGGCGCCTGCGCTGAAATCAAGCTGGCTCAATCGGATCCAGACCAGTGAGGGACTGGCTGTGTTTTCGAAGAAGTAGACGCGGTTCTTCTGATCGCTCACGGTACGCCAGATGGTTGTGGAGATGTTGGGTTGATCGGGAGTACTGATACCACGGGGGACGCTTACGTTCCGCATCACGCTGAAAACGCTGGCCACCGCTTCGCGGGCATCGGCTGACTGATGACAGGCGTTGATGTAAAAGGATGCCCGGGCAAAGCGATCCGCGGCCCGGTTGGTGCCCGGCAGCATGACCGTGCCGCCGATCTGCTGCCAGTAGCGGTTGAGGGCCAGCTGTTCGTCAAAGATGGGGGAATTGGTCATCACCTGGTGTTCGCGGGCGTGATGGATTCGCAAGCTCCCGTTGATGTATTCCAGGATCGCCGAATCTCCCGTTGGATCGGAGATCGAAAGATGCACGGTGCCTTCGGCGCCATTCGGTGCAACCACGGGGACCACGCGGAATTCTTCCCGGCTCAATTCGTCAACCGCTTCGGCTACGGTGGCAAACTGATCGAGGACGTACTGGGCCCAGGCGGTGATCACCAGGGCCGGCCGTGAGTCGTCTGCCGGGGGGTATTCTGATTCCACCAGGTAGAGCAGATTGGTCACCAGGCCTTTGTCATTCATGCCATCGGCTGTCCCGCCTTCGTAAACGGAGGCCACCAGACTGCCATAGCGACTGGTCCAGGTGATGGAGTGCTCTCCCAGTCCACAATCACGGTCCATACCACGCGGAAAGATCCAGAGGTTGGTGTGCATTTCTTCTTTCCAGTCCATTGTCCGGCCGGTGACGGTCTGGTTTTCCTTACCAAAATAGACGGCGCGTGTGCACATGACTCTCTGTCTTTCTAATAGGGGTCAGCTTTTGCGGGATAACTGACCAGGTCGTATTTCTTAATTCGAACGAAGCATACCAAAGACGACCCAACCGGGGCTAATGCCCTGCGGCTATTTTATCTTTTCTGCAGTCGATGTTCCAGAAAATCAGGTAACTGTACAACATCGGCTACCGTTATTTCTTTCCTGGGTCGTTTTAAAAAAGTCCTCAGTATCACTTTCTGAACGATAAAAAAGCTACCTGGAGAGGACGACTCGATCTGCAGGCTGACTGGTTTTATACTTTACTGAGTTCGTACACATAGAGTATCGGCATGACGAGCAGGAAAAACCAGCCGATCAGGTCCAGCAGTGATGGAGGTGAATCGCGTCGCAGACCTCGCGTCAGGCCGGTGACGGACAACGCCTCCTTATTCCAGATCACGAGCATTCCCGGCAGCGACATCAGGACCGCGAACGTCGCTTCCCAGAGTCTGCTGTCGGAAAACTTGCCGATGGTTGCTCCCAGGATGCCATTGGCGATGACCACCAGCAGCGTAATGATGCGTTCTTTCGTCAGGTTCATCTGCTGATTCTCCTCAGGGGATGCGTGCGACTTTGCAGCGGATCATCTCCATGATACGAAGAATTGACAAAACAGCAAAAGGGCAGCTGTATGAAAATCAAGATATTGGTACTGCTACCAGGTGTTTTAATAAGGCTTCGATTTCCGGGTTCAAAGAGGTCCCTGGATATTCTTCCTGTAGTAAGTGATCGAGATCCAGCTGCGCTCGTGAATCTTAATTGAATAATCCACTACTTTCTCTTTGCAGTGAGTCAGGGAATCTGTCACTATTCAGACAGGCTTACTCATATCCTTTGTAAAATGGAAATCATGCACCTGATCTCATGTCGAAATATCACGATGATAACTCTTACGCCAGCGATCCGGGGGGCGTCTCACTGAGTCGCAGCAAATTAATGACCTTCAAAAAAGAACTGCCTTTTTTCAAGGGGCTCTTTTCCCGCATCCGACATCCAGAGGGATTGCTGGCAGAGCATCTGCGTCTGGGAGACAGCCGGGCTGCGATGGTCATGCCGACTTCGGGCAAGCTGGTGATTGCCGCCTACACAGACGAACTGGATTGCGTGGCTCTGCTGGCCTTTCCCGACCGCGTTGCACACCAATATAAACTGAACCCCGGCGACCGCTTACTGACGGTAAACACGTATTCCCGGGGATCGAATGTTGTGCCCGATCTGGAGCATGGCGAATACAGTCATCGTCGCTATAACAATTTTTTTCCACTGATCGCTGAATTTCTCTCCGAAGACAGTCTGTCGATTGAACATCGCAAGGCACAAATCAGTGAGGATGAGTGGGTCGCGACCTATGTGAAGGGGGAAGAATAACTGAATCGAGAGGGGCAGTTCCTGCGAAACGGAAATCCCTATCTGAGCCAGATCCCTGCCAGTGGTGCCCCCCTCAAACTGGGCCGGTAAATGCGGCATTGCTCGAATCAATCTTCATTTTGACAAATGTCGTTTTTCTTATTGACAAAAAGACATTTGTCGTTATTAATGAAGGCATGAACCAGTCCAAAGAAAAAATCCCGGATGCGGAACGTGATGTCCTGGTCTGCCTGAATCAGTTGGGTGAGGCCACGGTAAAAGAGATCAGCCAGGCGCTGGAGCCGGTGCGGAAGATGGAGCCTTCGTCGGTGATGACGTTGCTCAAGCGGCTAGAGGCCCGCAAGCTGGTGACGAAGCGTAAAGGGGACAAAGGGAAAGCCTTTCTGTTTCGGGCCACCCGTGAGTCGGTGCGGGCGTATCGGCATCTGTTGAACGATCTGTTTCAGGGGGTGTTCGGCGGTGACACGCTGGCTTTCATGTCGTCGTTCTTTGAAACGCGGAAGCCGAGCGAAGAGGAAATCACCCAGTTACAGGAATTGCTGGATGATCTGCGCGAACAGAAACAGAAGCAGGGGGACCAATCATGATCAACTTCTTCCAGCAAATCTCGGAAGCCTGGAGTACATGGATGCTGGCGGCGGGCTGGCAGGCTGCACTGTTGGCGGGATTCGTATTTGTACTATTGCTTCTCCTACGACGCTGGATCAGTGCTCCCTTGCGGTATGCCATCTTACTGGTTGTGCTGCTCAAATTTGCCACTCCACCTTTTCTGACGCTATCGACCGGCTTCTTTTCACAGTCATCGGCAATGCATCAGCAGGTTGTCAGGGTGCCCCCCATCTACAGTGTAGAAACTACTTTGCTTACGGAGGACAATTCTTCTTCTGCTGTGCGCGGCAGAGTGCGGAATTCAGAATCAGCGGAGAATATTCAGGCTCAAGAGACTATCCCTCAACCTGGAGCCTCCCCTGCCCCTGTCGTTCCGAATCATTCTGCGACAGCAAAATTCAGCTGGTCTGCTTTCTGGTTGTGCCTGTATGTCGGTGGCGTTGTTTGTGCCCTGGTCGTTCTCATGCGTCGTTACACGGCGGTGAGGCGGATTGTGCGGTCCAGTGCGCTGCAAGAGAGTGGTACACTGCATGCGGAGATCGCGCGGATCGCCGGTTTATTGAACATGAAAACAACGCCTGCGTTACGTCTCTCCGATGAAACGGACGGTCCCTTTGCCATCGGCACCTGGCATCCGACGATTGTACTCCCTCGCGGGCTGGCAGAAGAATTGCAGGCGGATCAGCTGACGATTGTACTGGCGCATGAACTCGCGCATATCCGCCGCCGGGATCTGCTGCTGGGTTGGTTCGAAACCCTGGTGAGTATCGTGTGGTGGTTTCATCCGGCCCTGTGGTGGTTACGCCGTTCGCTCAGACAGACTCGCGAGGACTGTTGTGATGATCTGCTGCTGGCCAGGGAGCTGGCACAGCCGGAACGGTATTGTGAAACGCTGATCGAGGCGGCGACTCGTCAACACAGCCGACTGGCAGAGCCGCTGGTTCTCGGGTTTGTGCATCGCGAACATCCTACCGCGCGGCGAATCAGGCGGTTGATGGATGCGTCGCTCTTTCGGTCAGATCGCCTGCGATACCCTGCCCTGTTCCTGGTGGTGCTGATTGCCTTGATCATGTTGCCGGGGATTCAACCGGAAAAACAACCGGTTAATTCTACCACGCTGGAGGGGATCGGCGGCTGGAGGAATCTGGCTTTTCAGCTTGATAAAAAAGAAGAAGCGGTCATTGAAGAGTGCAAGCAACTGTCACAGACCTATTTCCATTTGCGAAGCGATAAACGAGTATTCAACGATCCAGAGACGCGTGACAAGCTGACCGCAATTCTGAAACAGAACCCTCAATGTTTCTATGCTCAGTATCTGCTGGGGACGTGGTATCGCCTGCAAGGTAATCGGGAAGAAGCGCAGCGACTGATTCAACAGTCGCTTGAGAAGGCCCCTGTCGTACTGACACAGACCTACAAACTGGGGACGGAAAAACCGG
This window harbors:
- a CDS encoding ribonuclease inhibitor — protein: MKEQIVYCPVGNEFSPCDPAEILPIVEHLRSNVPVTEQIVFTRGSHLPDGRVDLCKQCIGPEGTTLVADAVKLNLHTRHLLMGANGMGNTGAQALARLIRENESLQTIYLGCNRIDELGATELAQAIAESSSVRALWLKRNPIGVEGARQITEMLKHNQKLRTLDLVHTKLGSEGVRLIVRTLATIDTSISLLYLGGNEISARDADVLADLLQQNQRLRGLYLSVNRFGDEGALVLAQGLRSNQGLNSLSLASNRIGPEGAAALASALESHPNLVELDLGYDRSTRVLGEDSNRLGDAGAAEIARLIRNNRKLKSVNLTRNRISDRGAVLLLAALERNNELVELKIGKGNSAPIRNRLHELLERNRRQHSDLPQIDEDISAIRSIYRTLNK
- a CDS encoding SDR family NAD(P)-dependent oxidoreductase, which translates into the protein MRDQNQTTENEDSLLHQLSDSDLTRCARVLQRLAQQPDICLNAATPEEAVWKQAALLVKRVKATQKQAGRKRDRRLIETSGIRSKRAQKNDGRYLHHDDPVQDSVAETALFHSRRCYICKKSYQKLHSFYDLMCESCGQENYRKRLQTADLTGRTAVVTGGRVKIGFQIALKLLRSGARVWVTSRFPCDTARRYAAETDFADWYDRLQILGSDFRSLASVNQLCEDLQANCSHLDLLINNASQTIRRPAAYFQHLWELESEPQRLEKAARSLVYRTTDSLLRLTTSHHLNNLTHGPAFASLLSQTKVQTEDADNEEGVFPPGLLDSDSQQVDLREKNSWIQELSDVSLTELLEVHAVNSLVPFLLIQKMEPLLLNSPHTDRYIVNVSAMEGQLNTDSKTGFHPHTNMAKAGMNMVTRTSGERFAERGIYMTSVDTGWVTNEYPHQKTVRMQQDGFQPPLDEIDGAARVCDPVFVGINEKQYLFGKFLKDYRETSW
- a CDS encoding HEAT repeat domain-containing protein; translation: MTNLPEDASKQEYRLKLLHTALTNSDLLQSHLATEELETLPCSDSDAMLICSYLQSDSPETRARAAHLCSRLSLNAKELVPSLLSVIQDRLWSTRESAALALAPFVPDDNVQEALLERVLLDKNELVRMAALSALSETLDRQRQVLDALHNALKDSRHIVRTRAARALANFHGLACFYLDSLAETLKDSHWRVRLAAADTLKSLGPAAKRTLPALIRRRYDGDRRVRIAALEAIREIYPGTPRPLHRIFQSLLDRFYDGRQILQNSFKAYDFPREVELQFSNICVQRIDLLTNNRRELVIKSPQETNGWETACAVVKATSLAGLKCNENKEFTKLLAHLVEIWLGNKNLESLS
- a CDS encoding linear amide C-N hydrolase codes for the protein MCTRAVYFGKENQTVTGRTMDWKEEMHTNLWIFPRGMDRDCGLGEHSITWTSRYGSLVASVYEGGTADGMNDKGLVTNLLYLVESEYPPADDSRPALVITAWAQYVLDQFATVAEAVDELSREEFRVVPVVAPNGAEGTVHLSISDPTGDSAILEYINGSLRIHHAREHQVMTNSPIFDEQLALNRYWQQIGGTVMLPGTNRAADRFARASFYINACHQSADAREAVASVFSVMRNVSVPRGISTPDQPNISTTIWRTVSDQKNRVYFFENTASPSLVWIRLSQLDFSAGAPAQKLTLDGNPDLAGDQSHGFQPAEPFQFLVPTL
- a CDS encoding BlaI/MecI/CopY family transcriptional regulator; this encodes MNQSKEKIPDAERDVLVCLNQLGEATVKEISQALEPVRKMEPSSVMTLLKRLEARKLVTKRKGDKGKAFLFRATRESVRAYRHLLNDLFQGVFGGDTLAFMSSFFETRKPSEEEITQLQELLDDLREQKQKQGDQS